The Corynebacterium freiburgense region AGCGTGTACATCCAATTATGAGTATCGGGGTGGCTTCCGCGTTGAATTCCGGTAAGTGTTTCTCGCAATTGCATGGTGATATCTCCGCTTTCACCAGCATTGATTTCAAAGTTGCCATGATTGCTTTTTACAGAGCCCACAGGCGTGATTACCGCTGCCGTCCCACAGGCGAAGGTTTCCGTCATTTCACCTGATTGGGCTGCGGATTGCCAATCTTCAGTAGAGATTGTTACTTCATCCGTTTGATACCCGAGGTCGCGGGCGACTTGGAGGAGCGAATCTCGGGTCACGCCGGGCAGCAGTGATCCGGAGAGTTTTGGTGTGACTACTCGTGCTTGCGCGCCACTGCCGTAGACGAAGAAAAGGTTCATACCGCCCATTTCTTCAACGTATTTACGTTCGATTGCATCAAGCCATACAACTTGGTCGCATCCTTGTTCTGCAGCTTGGGCTTGGGCAAGAAGAGATGCCGCATAGTTGCCAGCGAATTTCGCTGCCCCGGTACCACCAGGACAAGCACGAACATAATCTTCAGAAAGCCAGACTGAGACTGGTTTAATGCCTCCTGCAAAGTACGCGCCTGAGGGCGATGCAATTAGGGCGTAGGTGTAGTTTTTGGCTGGGCGCACTCCAAGACAGAACTCGGTGGCGATCATAAAGGGTCTCAGGTAGAGCGCTTCCTCGCCTCCGGCGGCGGGC contains the following coding sequences:
- a CDS encoding branched-chain amino acid aminotransferase, producing the protein MAPLTYTITPTDTPVTQERRTEILANPGFGLYHTDHMVLIDWDSEHGWHDARVVPYQPFTLDPAASIFHYGQAVFEGLKAYRQADGTIKTFRPEQNALRFQRSAARLAMPELPVEDFIESLRQLVTIDANWVPAAGGEEALYLRPFMIATEFCLGVRPAKNYTYALIASPSGAYFAGGIKPVSVWLSEDYVRACPGGTGAAKFAGNYAASLLAQAQAAEQGCDQVVWLDAIERKYVEEMGGMNLFFVYGSGAQARVVTPKLSGSLLPGVTRDSLLQVARDLGYQTDEVTISTEDWQSAAQSGEMTETFACGTAAVITPVGSVKSNHGNFEINAGESGDITMQLRETLTGIQRGSHPDTHNWMYTLVAN